The Thermococcus sp. 21S7 genome has a window encoding:
- a CDS encoding glycosyltransferase family 4 protein encodes MSTTSKKIAVIINPIRGDILHPKKGGDLYVRYIVDKFIENGFDIIILSPACSSSKNKKISCYKFSTIKGAGTLMLGLNISYLVRLTRAIRKTRSRVQLVLNGPFGAISTYFLSRILRTKMIYIAHNVEKDRYSEKSVFEHEAKLLWVLSRIVPIFEDFAVKADSIISISPTDKKRFVEKYNIRPEKIMVYPPIGFNYQPVTRAYNKVSTKVIFHGSYKYLPNKEAMEIIRGYLSKRIPYKNVRFLVFGSGSPKIHEETFRSVGFIEDIYKFLSSCDIAIVPLKRGAGVKLKMLDYMTVGLPIVTTKKGAEGLELVNGKHAIIVDDVNENFVRAIKYLIENPKIRRKLGHNTKKLVMLKYSGG; translated from the coding sequence ATGAGTACTACCTCAAAAAAGATAGCTGTCATAATAAATCCAATCCGAGGGGACATACTACACCCAAAAAAAGGGGGAGACCTGTATGTAAGATATATAGTTGATAAATTCATAGAAAACGGTTTTGATATCATCATTCTAAGTCCTGCTTGCTCGTCTTCTAAAAATAAAAAAATATCATGTTATAAATTTTCTACAATAAAGGGAGCTGGAACTTTAATGCTTGGTCTGAATATATCATATTTAGTTAGATTAACTAGGGCCATACGAAAAACAAGATCCCGGGTACAGTTAGTCCTAAATGGACCGTTTGGAGCGATTAGTACATATTTTCTATCACGAATATTGAGAACTAAAATGATTTATATTGCCCATAATGTTGAAAAAGATAGATACTCAGAAAAAAGTGTGTTTGAACATGAAGCTAAGTTGTTATGGGTATTATCTCGTATTGTACCCATATTTGAAGACTTTGCTGTCAAAGCAGATTCCATCATCTCGATTTCACCAACCGATAAAAAACGCTTTGTGGAGAAGTACAATATCAGGCCGGAAAAAATAATGGTATACCCCCCCATTGGCTTCAATTATCAACCTGTTACTAGGGCATATAACAAAGTATCCACAAAAGTGATTTTCCACGGTTCGTACAAATACTTACCGAATAAAGAAGCCATGGAAATTATCAGGGGATACCTTTCCAAAAGAATACCTTACAAAAATGTTCGATTTTTAGTTTTTGGCTCAGGCTCTCCAAAAATCCACGAAGAAACGTTTAGATCAGTTGGATTCATTGAGGATATATACAAATTTTTGTCTTCGTGTGATATAGCAATTGTCCCCCTTAAAAGAGGTGCTGGTGTTAAGCTTAAGATGTTAGATTACATGACTGTAGGGTTACCAATAGTAACAACCAAAAAAGGCGCTGAAGGATTGGAACTGGTAAACGGTAAGCATGCAATAATAGTCGATGATGTAAATGAAAACTTCGTGAGGGCGATTAAATATCTAATTGAAAATCCAAAAATTAGACGAAAACTTGGACACAACACAAAAAAGCTGGTGATGTTAAAATATTCGGGGGGATAA
- a CDS encoding LTA synthase family protein has protein sequence MRDTIKQKILSVKAHWNNKIWWKDVMIDHISKIVYPTNNGFYVLSEDWDYLIILDACRFDIFSTVIKQSKLYHLGKLEYRISRGSMTAEFLIENFSREKFEDIIYITANPFVDMLLKGRFYKIVSVWKDGWNEELKTVHPRDVYTYAIRTIEKYPTKRFIIHFMQPHFPYLTFRPQEDTGFSQHREAALNGKETWEDQTIWNLVQEGRVPLERVIKAYTENLRIALEYVEKLVTYLDGKIVITSDHGEAFGEPFHKLIPLKIYGHPRGTRIEPLVKVPWFIIEKPRQKKNPEALKVQKAIKNLKLKGKI, from the coding sequence ATGAGAGACACCATAAAACAGAAAATTCTTAGTGTAAAAGCGCATTGGAATAATAAGATATGGTGGAAAGATGTTATGATAGATCACATTTCTAAGATAGTGTACCCTACGAATAATGGTTTCTATGTACTCTCAGAAGATTGGGATTATTTAATAATACTAGATGCTTGCAGGTTTGATATTTTCAGTACAGTCATTAAACAAAGCAAACTATATCACTTAGGCAAGTTAGAGTATAGAATCTCAAGGGGATCTATGACTGCAGAGTTCCTTATCGAAAACTTCAGCAGAGAAAAATTCGAGGATATTATATACATAACTGCAAATCCATTTGTAGATATGCTTCTCAAAGGACGATTCTATAAAATAGTCTCAGTATGGAAGGATGGATGGAATGAAGAACTAAAAACTGTACATCCACGTGACGTTTACACATATGCTATTAGAACCATCGAGAAATACCCCACAAAACGCTTTATAATCCACTTTATGCAACCACACTTCCCATATTTAACATTCAGACCGCAAGAGGATACGGGTTTTTCGCAACATCGAGAAGCTGCATTAAACGGCAAAGAAACATGGGAAGACCAGACAATATGGAACCTAGTTCAGGAAGGCAGAGTTCCTCTAGAACGTGTTATTAAAGCATACACGGAAAACCTGAGAATTGCACTTGAATATGTAGAAAAGCTTGTAACATATTTAGATGGAAAAATAGTAATAACCTCAGATCATGGAGAAGCTTTTGGAGAGCCATTTCACAAATTAATACCTCTGAAGATATATGGTCATCCTAGAGGAACAAGAATAGAACCATTAGTCAAGGTACCGTGGTTTATTATAGAGAAGCCAAGACAAAAGAAAAATCCCGAAGCCCTTAAAGTACAAAAAGCAATCAAAAACCTAAAACTCAAAGGCAAAATCTAA
- a CDS encoding flippase: protein MSEASQALQKIARGTGIVFAGTVISMFFGFLSRAVIARYFSTGEYGVFNLALTVLNIALVIATLGFQNALPREVAFYREREPSKVGDLISTALVIVAVNSIFWTAILFAGAESISRLFSDERLVGALRIAVFALPFWALAGVIISVSRGFGRVREQVYFQNIVYPVLFMVFVVVGAFLRFPFAFVFGAHVAAWGLAFLALMVSIWKDDLLKFGVSLNSKLGKELIKFSIPLMLTGIAGFVMTWTDTLMLGYYLGSDVVGLYNGAAPIAKLLPVFLNSAGLIFPPLATVLYAHGKIDELNRVYQILTKWIFLATFPLFALIFLFPEATINLFFGPKYLSAAPVLQILALGFMFHTLLGLNGWSLIVIKESNFIMYSTLLSAGINVALNALLIPRYGIEGAAIATTASYFVTNVLNSLRLYQKTRIHPFGWSYLKSLVIGFVLLGLVMGLHLRVSSIWYAVPILVVFTGMYLILVLLSRSIDMEDVELLLVIEKRVGVDLKVVKRILERFV from the coding sequence ATGAGCGAGGCAAGCCAGGCCCTGCAGAAGATCGCCAGGGGAACGGGAATTGTTTTTGCTGGAACGGTTATCTCGATGTTCTTTGGATTCCTCAGCAGGGCAGTGATAGCGAGGTATTTTTCCACTGGGGAGTACGGGGTTTTCAATCTAGCTCTGACCGTTTTGAACATTGCCCTTGTAATAGCGACGCTCGGCTTTCAGAACGCTCTGCCTAGAGAGGTTGCCTTTTACAGGGAGAGGGAACCATCAAAGGTCGGGGATTTGATTTCAACGGCACTGGTGATTGTTGCAGTGAACAGCATATTCTGGACTGCCATACTCTTCGCCGGCGCGGAAAGCATCTCGCGGCTCTTCAGTGATGAGCGGTTGGTAGGGGCACTGAGAATCGCGGTCTTTGCCCTCCCATTCTGGGCGCTGGCCGGGGTCATTATCTCAGTATCGAGGGGCTTTGGAAGGGTCAGGGAGCAGGTGTATTTCCAGAATATTGTTTATCCTGTGCTCTTCATGGTCTTTGTTGTGGTGGGAGCGTTTCTGAGGTTCCCGTTTGCGTTTGTTTTTGGTGCCCACGTTGCCGCTTGGGGCCTGGCATTTCTGGCTTTGATGGTTAGTATCTGGAAAGATGACCTGCTTAAGTTTGGGGTTTCTCTAAATTCAAAGCTTGGAAAAGAGCTGATTAAATTTTCAATCCCCCTCATGCTGACAGGTATCGCTGGTTTCGTCATGACCTGGACGGATACTCTGATGCTTGGGTACTATCTGGGTTCTGATGTTGTTGGTCTGTATAACGGTGCCGCTCCGATCGCCAAGCTCTTACCAGTATTCTTGAATTCTGCGGGATTGATTTTTCCGCCTTTGGCCACCGTCCTCTACGCCCACGGAAAAATTGATGAGCTCAACAGGGTGTATCAAATCCTGACTAAATGGATATTCCTGGCTACTTTTCCGCTGTTTGCTTTGATCTTTCTATTTCCCGAGGCCACCATAAACCTCTTCTTTGGGCCCAAGTACCTTTCAGCGGCTCCAGTGCTTCAAATTCTGGCTTTGGGCTTTATGTTCCACACGCTTTTGGGGCTGAACGGCTGGAGTTTAATTGTTATCAAGGAAAGCAATTTCATAATGTATTCCACCCTACTATCGGCGGGAATAAACGTGGCCCTGAACGCCCTGTTGATACCCCGCTACGGTATCGAGGGCGCGGCCATCGCCACTACAGCGTCATATTTTGTAACTAACGTTTTGAATTCCCTCAGGCTTTATCAGAAAACCCGGATACACCCATTTGGCTGGAGCTATCTTAAGTCGCTGGTTATTGGTTTTGTTCTGCTGGGGCTGGTCATGGGATTGCACTTGAGAGTTTCAAGCATCTGGTATGCGGTTCCTATCTTGGTTGTTTTCACTGGGATGTACCTGATCCTGGTTCTCCTGAGCAGGAGCATCGATATGGAGGACGTTGAGCTGCTTCTGGTAATAGAGAAAAGAGTAGGGGTTGATTTAAAGGTTGTAAAGAGGATTTTGGAGAGGTTTGTTTAG
- a CDS encoding DUF3368 domain-containing protein, translating to MALAKVRKLNILNELFGEVITPRAVWVEVVERGKGKPGSEDVKNATWIRVLEVKDKLSVEILTREIEVGEAEAIVLAKELNADLIILDEKIPRIIAKSLGLNVAGSLALLFIAKKKGIINEDLELIIGELRARGVRFSNKVVEELKRMYNASDAKMKQ from the coding sequence ATGGCACTGGCCAAGGTCAGGAAACTGAACATTCTTAATGAGCTTTTTGGAGAGGTTATAACTCCGAGGGCAGTCTGGGTTGAGGTTGTGGAGAGAGGAAAAGGAAAGCCCGGCTCTGAAGACGTTAAGAACGCAACCTGGATTAGAGTTTTGGAGGTTAAGGATAAGCTGAGCGTTGAAATCCTCACGCGGGAAATTGAAGTCGGAGAGGCCGAGGCGATAGTCCTCGCTAAAGAACTCAATGCTGACCTGATAATTCTGGATGAGAAAATCCCCCGGATTATTGCCAAGTCTCTCGGGCTGAATGTTGCTGGGAGTCTGGCTCTTCTCTTTATCGCGAAGAAGAAGGGGATAATAAACGAAGATCTGGAACTTATAATAGGGGAGTTAAGAGCCAGGGGTGTCCGTTTCAGCAATAAAGTCGTTGAAGAGCTGAAAAGAATGTACAATGCCAGTGATGCAAAAATGAAGCAATAA
- a CDS encoding UPF0175 family protein: MNEILVSFPQDLARILRVSGKELPKTVRIYLALELYREGIVSLGKAAEIAGVSRWEMMEILTSKGIPLQYNEEDLKEDIETLERLL, translated from the coding sequence ATGAATGAAATTCTGGTTTCCTTTCCCCAGGATCTGGCGAGAATTTTAAGGGTTAGTGGAAAGGAGCTCCCTAAGACTGTTAGAATTTACCTTGCCCTTGAGCTTTACCGTGAGGGCATAGTCAGCCTCGGTAAAGCTGCGGAGATTGCAGGGGTGAGCAGGTGGGAGATGATGGAGATTCTGACGTCAAAAGGAATACCCCTCCAGTACAACGAAGAGGACTTGAAGGAGGACATTGAGACCCTGGAGAGGTTGTTATGA
- a CDS encoding nucleotidyl transferase AbiEii/AbiGii toxin family protein, which translates to MRDYSEFIQLIAEKSKIGKPDLIERDVILHTILKRMYSSNYFAQNYIFKGGTCLVKCYFGYYRFSVDLDFTFMNQEKWGGLSKRSRRKALVGEAQKVGDLIEAIAGYIGLEFNAELQNRRYVEFGSGSKMVTYKLYHPCKEGGMIKVQVNLVEDIIFEPRRLTARTLLSGISLSENDKLYFYDFLDDYSEVEVLAYDPREILAEKVRAILTRRVQKLRDFYDLYLLYQHGLRIADYKDEIIRKVVSAMNYEKYRENLRRNRNLFNAGFNVRDEYEVYLLNTKVDKGFTEFLDQTVEDIGRILDEIKIYP; encoded by the coding sequence ATGAGGGACTACTCTGAGTTCATCCAGTTGATAGCCGAGAAGAGCAAAATTGGGAAGCCTGATTTGATTGAGAGGGATGTAATCCTGCACACAATCCTGAAAAGAATGTATTCTAGCAACTATTTCGCCCAGAACTACATTTTCAAGGGCGGAACCTGCCTGGTTAAATGCTATTTCGGCTACTACCGCTTCAGCGTTGACCTCGACTTCACCTTTATGAATCAGGAAAAGTGGGGAGGGCTCTCAAAGAGAAGCAGAAGAAAAGCTCTCGTTGGGGAGGCACAAAAAGTTGGCGACCTAATTGAAGCTATTGCCGGCTACATAGGTCTTGAGTTCAATGCCGAACTGCAGAACAGGCGGTACGTGGAGTTTGGAAGCGGTTCAAAGATGGTGACTTATAAACTGTACCATCCCTGTAAAGAGGGAGGCATGATAAAGGTTCAGGTCAATCTAGTTGAAGACATTATCTTTGAACCAAGAAGACTTACGGCAAGAACCCTTCTAAGCGGGATTTCATTGTCCGAAAACGACAAGCTGTATTTCTACGATTTCCTCGATGATTATTCTGAAGTCGAAGTCCTCGCTTATGACCCGAGGGAGATCCTGGCCGAGAAAGTCAGGGCAATTCTAACCCGGAGAGTTCAAAAATTAAGGGATTTCTACGATCTGTACCTGTTATACCAGCATGGTTTAAGAATAGCCGACTACAAAGACGAGATTATCAGGAAGGTTGTTTCGGCCATGAATTATGAGAAGTACAGAGAGAATCTCAGAAGGAACAGGAATCTATTTAACGCAGGGTTTAATGTTAGGGATGAATATGAGGTTTACCTGCTGAACACCAAAGTGGATAAGGGATTCACAGAGTTCCTTGACCAGACGGTTGAAGATATTGGTAGAATCCTTGATGAAATAAAAATATATCCCTGA
- a CDS encoding RNA-guided endonuclease TnpB family protein, producing the protein MPSETIKLTAKFKLKETPEGLDELFETYREIVNFLITYAFENNITSFYRLKKETYKSLRRGYPELPSHYLYTACQMAIAIFKSFRKRKKKGKAKGKPVFKNEVIMLDDHLFKLDLENKTVKLSTPNGRTQLEFYPAEYHERFKDWKVGQAWLVRTPKGLFLNVVFSKEVEVKEPKAFVGVDLNENNVTLSLPNGEFIQIITHEREIRTGYFVKRRKIQRKIRTGKRRKELLEKYGRRERNRLNDLYHKLANKIVELAEKYGGIALEDLTEIRESIRYSAEMNGRLHRWSFRKLQSLIEYKAKLKGVKVVFVNPAYTSSLCPVCGGKLSPNGGRVVKCSNCGFEADRDVVGSWNIRLKALKMWGVTVPPESPTMKKGVGKVSRNDVYELYTSYG; encoded by the coding sequence ATGCCGAGTGAAACCATCAAACTCACGGCAAAATTCAAACTCAAAGAAACACCCGAAGGGTTAGATGAGCTTTTCGAAACTTATCGTGAAATCGTGAACTTTCTCATCACTTATGCTTTTGAAAACAACATCACCAGCTTTTACCGGCTGAAAAAGGAGACTTACAAAAGCCTTCGGAGGGGATATCCAGAACTGCCAAGCCATTACCTTTACACGGCTTGTCAAATGGCAATAGCAATCTTCAAAAGCTTTAGAAAGCGGAAAAAGAAGGGTAAAGCTAAGGGAAAGCCTGTTTTTAAGAATGAAGTCATCATGCTGGACGACCACTTGTTCAAGCTCGACTTGGAGAATAAAACCGTAAAACTCTCCACTCCGAATGGGAGGACTCAGTTAGAGTTTTATCCCGCAGAATACCATGAGCGGTTCAAGGATTGGAAGGTCGGGCAGGCTTGGTTAGTTAGAACGCCGAAGGGACTCTTCCTAAACGTAGTCTTCTCTAAAGAAGTTGAGGTTAAAGAGCCTAAAGCCTTTGTTGGCGTGGATTTGAACGAGAACAATGTAACCCTTTCCCTCCCGAATGGAGAGTTTATCCAGATAATCACTCACGAGCGTGAAATCAGGACTGGCTACTTCGTGAAGAGGCGAAAAATCCAACGGAAGATTAGGACTGGAAAGAGGAGGAAAGAACTCCTCGAAAAATACGGGCGGAGGGAAAGGAACAGGCTTAACGACCTTTACCATAAACTCGCCAATAAAATCGTCGAGCTGGCGGAAAAATATGGTGGGATTGCTTTAGAGGATTTAACGGAAATCAGGGAGTCAATCAGGTATTCGGCTGAAATGAATGGTCGCCTTCACCGTTGGAGTTTTCGGAAGCTTCAATCACTCATCGAATACAAGGCGAAATTAAAAGGTGTTAAGGTTGTTTTCGTGAATCCTGCTTACACTTCTTCCCTGTGCCCGGTATGTGGGGGTAAGTTAAGCCCGAATGGGGGCAGGGTTGTGAAGTGTTCGAATTGTGGGTTTGAAGCTGACAGGGATGTGGTTGGGAGTTGGAATATTCGTTTAAAAGCCCTGAAGATGTGGGGAGTCACCGTTCCCCCCGAAAGCCCCACGATGAAGAAGGGAGTGGGAAAGGTTAGCCGTAACGACGTTTACGAACTTTACACAAGTTACGGCTAA
- a CDS encoding DeoR family transcriptional regulator: MKGKGSITNKEYRELFKVSRITATRDLSALVKLGIFERVEKGRYKLKTPHESNMSQP; encoded by the coding sequence GTGAAGGGGAAAGGCAGTATAACAAATAAAGAATATCGGGAGCTGTTTAAAGTTTCAAGGATAACGGCTACAAGGGATCTTAGTGCTCTGGTTAAACTGGGAATTTTCGAGCGTGTTGAAAAAGGCAGGTATAAACTAAAGACTCCCCATGAGTCAAATATGAGTCAACCATGA
- a CDS encoding DUF2283 domain-containing protein, with protein MGEKIEFRPMDYDPLVDSLFVVVPEGKYEHSVMLGDDVILDFGRLSDGDKLDVIGFEILGASEKFGLDKGLLRNIRRLHAEIKISEDRVEMMISIVVVQRKKERERSRVLEMANVGLPTVVTSISV; from the coding sequence ATGGGAGAGAAGATTGAGTTCAGGCCCATGGATTACGACCCCCTTGTCGATTCACTCTTTGTAGTGGTGCCGGAGGGTAAGTATGAGCATTCTGTTATGCTTGGGGATGATGTTATTCTTGACTTTGGCCGGCTTTCGGATGGGGATAAGCTGGACGTCATCGGTTTTGAGATACTTGGGGCATCCGAGAAGTTTGGATTGGACAAAGGCCTGCTCAGGAACATTAGGAGGCTCCATGCGGAGATCAAGATCAGCGAGGACCGGGTTGAAATGATGATTTCAATAGTTGTAGTCCAGAGAAAAAAGGAACGTGAGCGCTCAAGGGTACTGGAAATGGCAAACGTCGGCCTTCCCACGGTAGTCACTTCTATCAGTGTCTAG